In Zootoca vivipara chromosome 15, rZooViv1.1, whole genome shotgun sequence, the genomic window ttacaagcactgatagggtttctctcctgtatgaaccctttgatgggaagtgagaccatCCTTTcgtttgaagctctttccacattcgaagcactgatagggtttctgccctgtatgaattctttgatgggaatttAGATGggagctttgactgaagctctttccacattcaaagcactgatagggtttctcccctgtatgaattctttgatgggaagttagATGGGctctgtgactgaagctctttccacattcgaagcactgatagggtttctcccctgtatgaattctttgatgggaagttagATTGgtgctgtgactgaagctctttccacatttgaagcactgatagggtttctcccctgtatgaattctctgatgggaagtgagacccCCCCTttgtctgaagctctttccacattcgaagcactgaaagtgtttctcctctgtatgaattctttgatgggaagtgagatgggcgctttgactgaagctcttcccacattcgaagcactgaaagtgtttctcccctgtatgaattctttgatgggaagtgagactcgTCCTgtgtctgaagctctttccacattcgaagcactgaaagtgtttctcccctgtatgaattctttgatgggaagtgagatgggcgctttgactgaagctcttcccacattcgaagcactgatagggtttctcccctgtatgaattctctgatgggaagtgagacccCCCCTttgtctgaagctctttccacattcgaagcactgaaagtgtttctcccctgtatgaattctttgatgggaagtgagatgggcgctttgactgaagctcttcccacattcgaagcactgaaagtgtttctcccctgtatgaattctttgatgggaagtgagatgggcgctttgactgaagctcttcccacattccaagcactgatagggtttctcccctgtatgaactctttgatgagaagtgagaccATCCTTCTGATTGAAGCTCTTctcacattcgaagcactgatagggtttctgccctgtatgaattctttgatgggaagttagATCGgtgctttgactgaagctctttctacattcaaagcactgatagggtttctcccctctatggactctttgatgggaagttaGACTCCGCttctgactaaagctct contains:
- the LOC132591197 gene encoding zinc finger protein OZF-like, with amino-acid sequence MEGGRWTVDLVRLSPASFPTTSEHSLPGTSERSDEACTLLDPDQRALHKEAKQENRGIMDPLDGDELEGKNKGDHNRIHIAEKSDKYSQCGENIRQSSQSTSHQIKSFVQRESLTSHKRKSREKLYQCRECGKSFSRKDGLTSHQRIHTGEKPYECFECGKSFSQKRSLTSHQRVHRGEKPYQCFECRKSFSQSTDLTSHQRIHTGQKPYQCFECEKSFNQKDGLTSHQRVHTGEKPYQCLECGKSFSQSAHLTSHQRIHTGEKHFQCFECGKSFSQSAHLTSHQRIHTGEKHFQCFECGKSFRQRGGLTSHQRIHTGEKPYQCFECGKSFSQSAHLTSHQRIHTGEKHFQCFECGKSFRHRTSLTSHQRIHTGEKHFQCFECGKSFSQSAHLTSHQRIHTEEKHFQCFECGKSFRQRGGLTSHQRIHTGEKPYQCFKCGKSFSHSTNLTSHQRIHTGEKPYQCFECGKSFSHRAHLTSHQRIHTGEKPYQCFECGKSFSQSSHLNSHQRIHTGQKPYQCFECGKSFKRKDGLTSHQRVHTGEKPYQCL